Genomic window (bacterium):
TCATAATAATTTTGACTTTTTTTGCCGTTACCCTGGGAAGCGCCGTTTTTATTTCCATGCAGACAGAGGTGTTTCAGGCCTCCAGTACAGTAAAGATACTTGAAAGAAAAACAGTCGCGGGTTTGCTTACGGAATGGGTCACTTATAATCCCGCGGATATGATGTCTTCCCAGACTAAGATAATCAAAGGTTTTTCGATTGTGCAAAAAGTGGCCGTGAGGATGGGGTTGATAAATGACAGCACCGCGGCTGAAAAGATTGATGAAGTTATTCTGAATTTACAGAGCAAGATAAATACGGAACGCGTTTCCGACACAAACATCATTCAGATTACAGCAAGTTCAAATAACGCGGAAGAAGTTACCAGGCTTGCAAATATGTTTGCGGAAGTGTATGTTGAAGAAAGTCTTTTAGAAAAAACCGAACAGGCGCGTAATGCCCGGAAATTTATTGAAGACCAGCTGTCCCAGCTGGAGTCAAGGCTTGCAAAGAAGGAAAACCGTTTAAAAAAAGTTGAAGAAAAAGTAAAAAATATAAGGCTGGCAGAAGCGATCCAGAGAAATTCAGCGGATTTACAGTTTAAATTAAACACGCTTTTGCAAAAATACACGGAGGAACATCCGCGGGTAAAAGAAGCCAGGGAACAGATTAAAGACCTGGAGTCGCAGTTAAAAGATTTTTCCGGCGAAGATTTGGAATATGCCAGGCTGAGCCGTGAATTAGAGGCAGATAAAAAACTTTTTAGTATATTAAAAGAACGGCTTGAAGAAGCGCGCATTAATGAAGCGCAAAAAGTAGGAGATGTTTCTGTTGTTAATCCGGCGGTCATGCCTCTTTATCCGATTTCACCGCAAAAAAAAATAGCAACGTTTATCGGCGGATTAGCCGGGCTGCTTTTGGGAATAGTTTTTGCTTTTCTCTTTGAAACATTGGACACGTCTATAGGAACAATTGAAGATGTGGAAAAATTGCTGGGACTTCCGATTTTAGGCGTTATTCCGTCAATAACTCCTTACCTTGACAAGAACAAGGATATTTTCAGAAAGTTTAAAGATAAATTTATTAATAAGAGTGAAGTTGAAGAGGGGTATATACGTTTGATTACTCATTATAAACCCTTATCGCACATAGCGGAATCCTACCGCAATATCCGTACCAATATTGAAATTACTCCAAACCTGAAAACTCTTCTTGTCACAAGTACAGGCCCGAGAGAAGGAAAAAGCACGGTTATGGTGAACGTGGGCCTTACTTTTGCCCAAAAGGGATTAAAAACACTTTTGGTTTCTACTGATTTGAGACGCCCTGTTTTGGCTGAGACTTTTGGATTGTCAAATGAACCCGGCATAATCGAAGTTGTTACAGGTTCATCAAAATTGGAAAACAGCATTAAAGGCATTTCCGATTTTATGCTGGGAAAAATGGCGCTGGAAGATGTAGTGAAAACAGGTGATTTGGAAAAGATAAGTATATTACCCAGCGGACGCGCGACAGAAAATATTTCAGAAATTTTGGGGACGCCTGAATTCGCAAAATTAATTGAAGAACTTAAAAGCAAATTCGATATAATTATATTTGATTCTCCGCCGGTCCTTCCTATAGCGGACGCCAGTATCCTGGCCCCGAAGGTCGATGGTGTTATCCTGTGCTATGAAATCGGGAAAACCGCGAGAGGCCCCCTCCTTCGGACTAAAATCCAGTTAGAATCAGTTGGCGCGAAACTTTTAGGTGTTATCTTAAACCATACGGCACCTCAAACTGAAGCTGT
Coding sequences:
- a CDS encoding GNVR domain-containing protein, producing the protein MPQYELNIRDYLRIFRRRKIIIILTFFAVTLGSAVFISMQTEVFQASSTVKILERKTVAGLLTEWVTYNPADMMSSQTKIIKGFSIVQKVAVRMGLINDSTAAEKIDEVILNLQSKINTERVSDTNIIQITASSNNAEEVTRLANMFAEVYVEESLLEKTEQARNARKFIEDQLSQLESRLAKKENRLKKVEEKVKNIRLAEAIQRNSADLQFKLNTLLQKYTEEHPRVKEAREQIKDLESQLKDFSGEDLEYARLSRELEADKKLFSILKERLEEARINEAQKVGDVSVVNPAVMPLYPISPQKKIATFIGGLAGLLLGIVFAFLFETLDTSIGTIEDVEKLLGLPILGVIPSITPYLDKNKDIFRKFKDKFINKSEVEEGYIRLITHYKPLSHIAESYRNIRTNIEITPNLKTLLVTSTGPREGKSTVMVNVGLTFAQKGLKTLLVSTDLRRPVLAETFGLSNEPGIIEVVTGSSKLENSIKGISDFMLGKMALEDVVKTGDLEKISILPSGRATENISEILGTPEFAKLIEELKSKFDIIIFDSPPVLPIADASILAPKVDGVILCYEIGKTARGPLLRTKIQLESVGAKLLGVILNHTAPQTEAVEFPYYYGRYKNPYGEPIDKI